One genomic window of Polynucleobacter sp. HIN11 includes the following:
- the fabI gene encoding enoyl-ACP reductase FabI, with protein MAYLSGKRILITGLLSNRSIAYGIAKACHREGAELAFTYVGERFKDRITEFAKEFNSSLIFDCDVGSDEQIHALFEDLGKSWPQFDGFVHSIGFAPREAIAGDFLEGLSREAFKIAHDISAYSFPAMAKEALPMLSPNAALLTLTYLGSMRNVPNYNTMGLAKASLEASVRYLAGSLGPKGIRVNGISAGPIKTLAASGIKGFGKILDAVEKTAPLRRNVTVDDVGNAASFLLSDLASGITAEIIYVDNGFSQVVGGMDEV; from the coding sequence ATGGCTTATTTAAGCGGTAAACGCATCCTCATTACCGGACTCCTCTCCAACCGCTCAATCGCCTATGGCATTGCTAAGGCCTGCCACCGCGAGGGTGCAGAACTGGCATTTACATATGTGGGCGAACGCTTTAAGGACCGCATCACAGAATTTGCTAAAGAATTCAATAGCTCACTCATTTTTGACTGCGATGTGGGTAGCGACGAACAGATCCATGCTCTGTTTGAAGATCTTGGAAAATCCTGGCCCCAATTTGACGGCTTTGTGCACTCAATTGGATTTGCCCCCCGTGAGGCAATTGCTGGCGATTTTCTGGAGGGTTTGAGTCGGGAAGCATTCAAGATTGCACACGATATCTCAGCGTATAGCTTTCCAGCAATGGCAAAAGAAGCGCTCCCCATGTTAAGCCCGAATGCCGCCCTTCTTACCCTAACTTATTTAGGTTCAATGCGTAACGTTCCCAACTACAACACCATGGGGCTAGCCAAAGCATCCCTCGAGGCATCGGTTCGTTATTTAGCAGGCTCACTGGGACCCAAAGGTATTCGGGTCAATGGTATTTCAGCTGGTCCGATTAAAACTCTGGCCGCCTCGGGCATTAAAGGGTTTGGAAAAATTCTAGATGCCGTTGAAAAAACGGCTCCTCTGCGACGCAATGTGACAGTGGATGATGTTGGTAATGCAGCCTCATTCTTGCTATCTGATTTAGCCAGCGGTATTACCGCTGAGATTATTTATGTCGACAACGGCTTTAGCCAAGTGGTTGGTGGCATGGATGAGGTTTAG
- a CDS encoding ABC transporter permease: MSKWLRFKANRLGYVSLWIFSILFGLSLCAELIANDKPLVVRYEGKFYFPLVKNYPETVFGGDFATRTDYLDPDIKKNITDGSNWAIYPLIPYSFETLNYFAKEPNPAAPSAENWLGTDDRGRDVLARLIYGFRLSILFGIALTAVGVAVGVLTGALMGFFGGRFDLITQRIIEIWSAMPELYLLIIFASIFNPSVLLLIILLAAFGWMGLSDYVRAEFFRNRALEYVRAAKALGLTNAQIMRRHILPNSLTPVITFLPFRMSAAILSLTSLDFLGLGVPPGTPSLGELLSQGKANLDAWWISVSTFVVLGGTLLLLTFMGEALRDAFDSRKSNPLTGARV; this comes from the coding sequence GTGAGTAAATGGCTGCGCTTTAAAGCGAATCGCTTGGGCTATGTCAGCTTATGGATATTCTCGATCCTGTTTGGTTTGAGTTTATGCGCAGAGTTGATCGCGAATGACAAACCTTTAGTGGTGCGCTACGAGGGTAAGTTCTATTTCCCCTTAGTCAAAAATTATCCAGAGACCGTCTTTGGGGGCGACTTTGCTACGCGCACCGATTATCTCGATCCGGATATTAAAAAGAATATTACCGATGGATCGAACTGGGCCATTTACCCCCTCATCCCCTATAGTTTTGAGACCCTCAATTACTTTGCCAAAGAGCCTAATCCAGCAGCACCCTCGGCGGAGAACTGGTTAGGTACCGATGATCGGGGGCGTGATGTATTGGCACGCCTCATCTATGGATTTCGTTTATCCATTCTGTTTGGCATCGCGTTGACTGCAGTGGGTGTAGCGGTTGGAGTACTCACCGGCGCATTGATGGGATTTTTTGGGGGACGCTTTGATCTCATTACCCAACGCATCATTGAGATTTGGTCAGCGATGCCCGAGTTATATCTGCTGATTATTTTTGCTTCGATCTTTAACCCTAGCGTGCTCTTACTGATTATTTTGTTAGCGGCATTTGGATGGATGGGTTTATCCGACTACGTGCGTGCCGAGTTCTTTCGTAATCGCGCTCTTGAGTATGTGCGTGCGGCCAAAGCCTTGGGACTGACAAATGCCCAGATTATGCGGCGGCATATCTTGCCAAATAGCTTAACCCCTGTCATTACTTTTTTACCGTTCCGGATGAGTGCGGCGATTCTGTCACTCACGAGTTTGGATTTCTTGGGATTGGGAGTGCCTCCTGGAACTCCTAGCTTGGGGGAGTTGCTATCGCAGGGTAAGGCAAACCTTGATGCCTGGTGGATTTCGGTGTCGACCTTCGTAGTGCTCGGGGGCACCTTGCTCTTATTAACATTTATGGGCGAGGCATTGCGAGATGCCTTTGATTCTCGCAAGAGCAACCCGTTAACAGGGGCGCGCGTATGA
- a CDS encoding extracellular solute-binding protein codes for MLIFPLGVEAAQGIAQYGKPKYADGFAHFDYVNPNAPRGGTLTLPNPDRRTSFDKFNPFTLRGVTAPGIGALMFESLAVSSADEVSSVYGLIAEDIKVAPDQMSVTFRLRPEAQFSDGSPILADDVKHSFDTLMSKLANPQYRTIYADVKQAVVVSERVIRFDFKTRNSELPLMVGGIPVFSKNWGKKADGSHTPFDKITFEHPIGSGPYLIESYRAGKSMIYKRNPNYWGNKVNVRVGFFNFDRIVYKLYSDDAVRLEAFKAGEFDALVEYRAKNWAKSYVGPKFNNGTLIKKAFPNHNGAGMQGFAMNLRRPIFQDVRVRKALGYALDFEWLNRQLFYDQYSRIESYFQNSDLSANYEGETVPTAAELKLLKPLQAKYPQFVPEAVFGAMPPAPSTTPPSSLRSNLRKAKELLAEAGWTYRDGALRNAKGEVFRFEIVEDGPFFLRILTAYVRNLEKLGIKVDIRTSDFALHQKRMDDYDFDMTTIRFPDTQSPGNELYDRYGSAAAKERGSDNVIGVQSPVVDALIDAIVRAETREQLQAATRSLDRVLWNSYYVVPHWYSPTHRIAYRKEMGYPNPPLYYSAESWILSTWWLQEARK; via the coding sequence ATGCTCATTTTCCCTCTGGGAGTTGAGGCCGCTCAGGGCATCGCGCAATATGGCAAACCCAAATATGCCGATGGTTTTGCCCATTTTGACTATGTCAATCCGAATGCGCCACGCGGTGGAACACTCACGCTACCCAATCCAGACCGCCGCACCAGTTTTGATAAGTTCAACCCCTTCACCTTGCGGGGTGTGACTGCCCCTGGCATCGGTGCTTTGATGTTTGAGTCATTGGCGGTGAGCAGTGCAGATGAGGTCTCGAGTGTCTATGGCTTAATCGCCGAAGATATAAAAGTAGCACCAGATCAGATGTCGGTGACCTTTCGTTTAAGACCCGAGGCGCAGTTCTCCGATGGCAGTCCGATTTTGGCTGACGATGTCAAACACAGTTTTGATACGCTCATGAGTAAACTTGCCAATCCGCAGTACCGCACCATTTACGCCGATGTCAAACAGGCGGTGGTGGTATCGGAGCGCGTGATTCGGTTTGACTTTAAGACCCGCAATAGCGAGTTACCTTTGATGGTCGGCGGTATACCTGTTTTTTCTAAGAACTGGGGCAAGAAAGCCGACGGCAGTCATACTCCCTTTGACAAGATTACCTTTGAACATCCAATTGGTAGCGGCCCTTACTTAATTGAGTCCTATCGCGCAGGTAAGTCGATGATCTACAAGCGTAACCCGAACTACTGGGGCAATAAGGTGAATGTGCGGGTGGGATTCTTTAATTTTGATCGGATTGTTTACAAACTGTATAGCGATGATGCAGTGCGCTTAGAGGCATTTAAAGCAGGTGAGTTTGATGCGCTTGTGGAGTACCGCGCTAAAAATTGGGCGAAGAGTTATGTGGGCCCTAAATTTAATAATGGCACCCTAATTAAAAAAGCATTTCCAAATCACAACGGTGCTGGAATGCAGGGTTTTGCGATGAACTTGCGTCGTCCTATTTTTCAGGATGTACGAGTTCGCAAAGCTCTTGGATATGCATTGGATTTCGAATGGCTCAATCGCCAACTCTTCTACGATCAATACAGTCGGATTGAAAGTTATTTTCAGAACAGTGATTTGAGTGCTAACTACGAGGGTGAGACCGTGCCCACCGCCGCTGAACTCAAACTCCTAAAACCCTTACAGGCGAAGTACCCTCAATTTGTACCCGAGGCGGTGTTTGGGGCAATGCCGCCAGCACCGAGTACCACACCGCCCAGTAGTTTGCGTAGCAATCTTCGCAAGGCGAAAGAGCTATTGGCAGAGGCTGGGTGGACCTATCGCGATGGCGCACTTCGTAACGCAAAAGGGGAGGTATTCCGATTTGAAATCGTCGAAGATGGCCCGTTCTTTCTGCGGATTCTGACCGCGTATGTACGTAATCTGGAGAAGTTAGGGATTAAGGTAGATATTCGCACTAGCGACTTTGCACTTCATCAAAAACGGATGGATGACTATGATTTTGATATGACCACCATTCGCTTTCCCGACACTCAGAGCCCAGGGAACGAGCTCTACGATCGCTATGGAAGTGCGGCAGCCAAGGAGAGAGGTTCAGACAATGTCATTGGCGTGCAATCACCGGTCGTGGATGCATTGATTGATGCGATTGTGCGGGCTGAAACGAGGGAGCAGTTGCAAGCCGCAACCCGTTCACTCGACCGCGTGCTGTGGAACAGCTACTATGTAGTGCCGCATTGGTACAGTCCAACCCATCGCATTGCATACCGTAAAGAAATGGGCTACCCCAATCCGCCCTTGTATTACTCAGCCGAATCATGGATTTTGTCAACCTGGTGGTTACAGGAGGCGCGCAAATGA
- the chrA gene encoding chromate efflux transporter, with amino-acid sequence MPLREALAYWLKLGFISFGGPTAQIAMMHDELVEKKRWISERRFLHALNYCMLLPGPEAQQLATYLGWLMHRTWGGILAGTLFILPSLLILIALSWIYLEFGQTPLIAALFEGIKPAVTAIVIVAVIRIAKRSIRHAILAWLAFLSFIAIFVFNVPFPLIIVSAGLFGFWLGQRHPSLFAHQAHTPSHCSDSGIQALIGDHTPTPEHARHNASRLYRHLSIGVLLWLIPLVVLILIEGWRSLYPQLAWFFTKAAFLTFGGAYAVLPYVFQGAVEHYQWLTAPQMMDGLALGETKPGPLIMVVAFVGFLAGFANDTVLGGLGFWGGVLGACVATWFTFLPSFLFIFLGAPLIESTHGNLRFTAPLTAISAAVVGVIANLGVFFAYQVFFPKGFSGGLSVFALLICLASLVLMLRLQWGVIRTLGLAGLLGILFAANGGLFS; translated from the coding sequence ATACCGCTAAGAGAGGCATTAGCGTACTGGCTCAAGCTCGGGTTTATTAGTTTTGGCGGGCCGACCGCTCAGATTGCCATGATGCATGATGAGCTTGTCGAGAAAAAACGTTGGATCTCCGAGCGTCGTTTTTTGCATGCCCTTAATTACTGCATGCTGCTACCTGGCCCAGAGGCTCAGCAATTAGCTACTTATTTAGGTTGGCTGATGCATCGAACCTGGGGTGGCATTCTGGCGGGCACCTTATTTATTCTGCCCTCGCTCTTGATTCTGATTGCGCTCTCATGGATTTATCTGGAGTTTGGTCAAACCCCTTTGATTGCTGCGCTGTTTGAGGGAATCAAACCGGCGGTGACCGCGATTGTGATCGTGGCGGTCATCCGCATTGCAAAACGCAGCATTCGTCACGCCATACTGGCCTGGCTTGCCTTCCTATCCTTTATCGCCATCTTTGTTTTTAATGTTCCATTCCCACTCATTATTGTGAGCGCAGGACTCTTTGGATTTTGGTTAGGTCAACGCCACCCATCCCTGTTTGCGCATCAGGCCCACACACCATCCCATTGCAGCGACTCTGGTATTCAAGCTCTCATTGGTGATCACACCCCTACTCCAGAGCATGCTCGCCATAATGCAAGTCGTCTTTATCGACATTTAAGCATTGGGGTTTTATTGTGGCTCATCCCACTAGTCGTTTTGATTCTGATTGAGGGTTGGAGATCGCTCTATCCACAATTGGCTTGGTTTTTTACCAAAGCAGCATTCCTAACCTTTGGGGGCGCGTATGCAGTCCTGCCTTACGTCTTTCAAGGTGCTGTAGAACATTACCAATGGTTAACAGCCCCACAAATGATGGATGGCTTGGCCTTGGGTGAGACCAAACCAGGGCCGCTCATCATGGTGGTTGCTTTTGTGGGCTTTCTGGCAGGGTTTGCTAATGACACGGTCTTGGGTGGCCTCGGTTTTTGGGGAGGAGTACTGGGGGCTTGCGTGGCGACCTGGTTTACTTTTTTGCCATCGTTCTTATTTATTTTTTTAGGTGCCCCTTTGATTGAATCAACCCACGGTAATTTACGCTTTACCGCACCACTGACCGCGATCAGCGCAGCGGTGGTTGGTGTGATTGCCAACCTTGGGGTGTTCTTTGCCTATCAGGTATTTTTTCCGAAGGGCTTCTCGGGTGGTTTATCGGTATTTGCACTTCTCATTTGTTTGGCGTCTTTAGTTCTGATGCTACGACTCCAATGGGGTGTCATTCGTACCTTAGGTCTAGCGGGACTTTTGGGTATTCTGTTTGCTGCCAATGGTGGGCTGTTTTCCTAG
- a CDS encoding HTD2 family dehydratase yields MRIDEATLSHLQEWIGKSERYPDQVTAAPYRALSATLDRNDPEPKPGIFLPELWHWLYFLPHPQQSEIGPDGHAKRGGFLPPVPLPRRMWAGGRLRWVGELQIGDAIERVSTIKSVTHKSGRTGDLLFVLVEHQISNQKGLALTEEHDIVYRAAPSPDEKPPAPTPAPRDAQWTKVINPDPVLLFRYSALTFNGHRIHYDRSYVTQEEGYPGLIVHGPLIATLLVDLVREHHPSRKLQSFEFRAIRPTFDIHRMKVNAALDGDDPSGQTLRVWAEDHEGWLTMQAKAVLSK; encoded by the coding sequence ATGAGAATCGACGAAGCCACACTATCCCATCTCCAAGAGTGGATTGGTAAATCCGAGCGTTATCCAGATCAAGTGACCGCCGCACCTTACCGCGCTCTTTCTGCAACCCTCGACCGCAATGATCCCGAGCCAAAACCGGGTATCTTTTTGCCAGAGCTATGGCACTGGTTGTATTTTTTGCCACATCCTCAACAGTCCGAAATTGGTCCGGATGGTCATGCCAAGCGCGGAGGCTTCTTGCCACCCGTGCCACTGCCACGTCGCATGTGGGCCGGTGGTCGACTGCGTTGGGTGGGTGAACTGCAAATTGGTGATGCGATCGAGCGCGTATCCACGATTAAGTCGGTCACTCACAAATCAGGACGAACTGGTGATTTGCTGTTTGTCCTGGTTGAACATCAAATCTCCAATCAAAAAGGGCTTGCTTTAACTGAAGAGCATGACATTGTGTACCGAGCAGCCCCAAGTCCTGATGAGAAACCACCAGCTCCAACACCCGCCCCTCGCGATGCGCAGTGGACCAAGGTGATTAATCCCGATCCAGTTCTTTTGTTTCGTTACTCCGCACTCACCTTTAATGGACACCGTATTCATTACGACCGCAGTTATGTCACCCAAGAGGAAGGTTACCCAGGTTTGATCGTGCACGGCCCTTTGATCGCCACGCTCTTAGTGGATCTAGTTAGAGAGCATCACCCCAGCAGAAAGCTGCAATCCTTCGAGTTCAGAGCAATTCGTCCAACTTTTGACATCCATCGCATGAAAGTGAATGCCGCGTTAGATGGTGATGATCCGAGCGGTCAAACCTTGCGGGTCTGGGCAGAAGATCATGAGGGTTGGCTAACGATGCAAGCCAAAGCAGTATTGAGCAAATAG
- a CDS encoding microcin C ABC transporter permease YejB: MLIYIIKRVLLMIPTLLGVLTLTFAVVQFVPGGPVEQLMLELKGKGDAAVGGESSGGGVTYRGRQGVDAERLEQVKALYGFDKPPLERYFMMLKRFAQFDLGQSYYQHKSVWDLVISKLPVSISIGLWTFFISYLVSIPLGIAKAVRDGTRFDRVTSTMILVGYAIPGFVLGVLLLVLFGGGSFLQIFPLRGLTSDNWSELSLIGKVLDYLWHLVLPITASVLGSFAVITMLTKNSFLEEIRKQYVLTARAKGVSENKVLWKHVFRNALIPLITGFPAAFIGAFFAGSLLIETLFSLDGLGLLSYEAVMRRDYPVVFGTLYLFTLIGLITKLISDLCYVLVDPRIQFGSGGGS; encoded by the coding sequence ATTCTGATCTACATCATTAAGCGGGTTTTGCTCATGATCCCCACCTTGCTTGGGGTTTTAACTCTGACTTTTGCAGTGGTGCAATTTGTTCCTGGTGGGCCTGTCGAGCAGCTGATGCTCGAACTTAAGGGTAAGGGCGATGCAGCGGTCGGTGGTGAGTCCTCGGGAGGTGGCGTGACCTATCGTGGACGTCAAGGGGTGGATGCCGAACGGCTTGAGCAAGTCAAAGCCTTATATGGGTTTGATAAACCTCCGCTTGAGCGCTACTTCATGATGCTCAAACGCTTTGCGCAATTTGATTTGGGACAAAGCTACTACCAACACAAAAGCGTTTGGGATTTGGTGATCTCAAAGCTACCTGTCTCGATCAGCATTGGTCTTTGGACTTTCTTTATCAGTTATTTAGTGTCGATTCCCCTGGGGATTGCTAAAGCGGTCCGCGATGGCACGCGTTTTGATCGCGTCACCAGCACGATGATTTTGGTGGGCTATGCGATCCCGGGATTTGTCCTGGGGGTATTGCTATTGGTACTCTTTGGCGGAGGAAGTTTTCTGCAAATCTTTCCTCTGCGCGGCCTGACCTCCGATAACTGGAGTGAGCTTAGTTTGATTGGCAAAGTGTTGGATTATCTATGGCATTTGGTCTTGCCCATCACCGCGTCCGTGCTAGGTAGCTTTGCAGTGATTACGATGCTTACGAAAAATTCTTTTTTAGAAGAGATTCGTAAGCAATATGTCTTAACCGCCCGAGCAAAAGGGGTGAGTGAGAACAAGGTGCTGTGGAAGCATGTCTTTCGGAATGCCTTAATTCCGCTGATCACTGGATTTCCTGCCGCATTTATTGGCGCCTTCTTTGCTGGCTCACTCTTAATTGAAACCCTGTTCTCTCTCGATGGCTTAGGTTTACTTTCCTATGAAGCAGTGATGCGCAGAGACTACCCTGTAGTGTTTGGCACGCTCTATCTGTTTACCTTAATAGGCCTAATTACAAAGTTAATTTCTGATCTTTGCTATGTGCTGGTAGATCCCCGTATCCAATTTGGCTCTGGGGGTGGATCGTGA